One segment of Sinorhizobium sp. BG8 DNA contains the following:
- a CDS encoding ATP-binding protein translates to MSSKQYPFIDVAVHERVRVPFSRGEAVVLFSSDLHKVLWSNGRGADLFGHSSIYDFLDAGAASGDVAFRQLQATARQLRTVGDARTFMMRIGVGFRSLPVNARVEMIAVGHGEKAILLSAPIADAAETPTERAEAMISGFDDPDTHMAVLGADGEIIACSEGFPSLAMSEETRRFLVGATGRHGGWLVKRPVATGKGRLPAAIGRVSADPALHLLFAVETIIGNLDAGAELYEEGASIPHAPVQADASPAAASTLPEPAPVAVDQVEPPAQATVEFPAADIAEEPQHTFMESVEETPADDGGKVPHTSTEEAKDEHAEETGVEWPVTMAVEDQLPAAADPVAETRATAEPAGAGTDGFVFNRSGRPIRFVWKIDAQGRFSEISEEFALAVGPHAAAIIGEAFTDVAGRYDLDPGGKISDLLRRRDTWSGKTILWPVENTDLAVPVDLAALPTYSRNREFDGFRGFGIVRVADAVENPNQSTKRISPNDAVAPIAAAETAGDEIDTAPASALVEPVSADEFFAPEPEAGATTLVEASESPVEGELPDQIDAEQTAETGEEALSAASGEQPEAGGDAQVTESRPEDDDTAEAQPDDAFRGERPALRLVEPSRRRNTDKVVQFEQRRFSSVFEGLSSGEQAAFREIARQLGETFGKRKPEDLFAGKGADEQVLPTGKSPPEAAADTAVSAENTETVAKADVSAPADALQEGPGLEVGDHADDMLPAADEGAIARVHTGSRYGLTTAVADALPVALLVHAGDRLIHANPEFLKLSGYQSLDTLAEAGGLGALLDGHAEESEQGPDGTMTLRHADGEKTISVRARLRSIQWEDSSALMLALTPVQAATAPSLHLVQQSPAMPAEEERNAEQRAIAALRVEADELRSILETATDGVVVVGQDGEIRSMNRSASALFNYDEEETRGKPFAMLFAHESQKAVLDYLAGLAGHGVASVLNDGREVIGREASGGFIPLFMTMGRLSSSSGYCAVIRDITQWKRTEEELRNAKRAAETANAHKSDFLARVSHEIRTPLNAIIGFSDMMATERFGPIGHSRYVEYANDIGRSGRHVLDIVNDLLDISKIEAGEMDLEFTAVGLNEIVSEAVSLVQPQANSQRVIIRTSLSTAVPQVVADQRSVKQIALNILANAIRFTPSGGQIVVSTAYEPSGSVVLRIRDTGVGMTRAELEQAMKPFRQVTTGARNRGEGTGLGLPLTKAMVDANRASFSISSAPNEGTLVEVIFPSPRVLAG, encoded by the coding sequence ATGTCCTCAAAGCAGTACCCCTTTATAGATGTGGCTGTTCATGAGCGTGTGCGCGTACCCTTTTCGCGCGGCGAAGCAGTGGTGCTTTTCTCTTCCGATCTCCACAAGGTTCTCTGGTCGAACGGGCGTGGGGCAGACCTGTTCGGGCACTCCTCCATCTATGATTTTCTCGATGCCGGCGCCGCCAGCGGCGACGTTGCCTTCCGGCAGCTCCAGGCGACCGCCCGACAGCTGCGGACGGTTGGTGATGCGCGCACATTCATGATGCGCATCGGCGTCGGCTTCCGCAGCCTTCCCGTGAACGCCCGCGTGGAGATGATTGCGGTCGGGCACGGCGAAAAAGCCATTCTGTTAAGCGCTCCCATCGCCGATGCCGCGGAGACCCCGACCGAGCGGGCCGAAGCGATGATCTCCGGCTTCGACGATCCCGATACACACATGGCGGTGCTTGGTGCCGATGGAGAGATCATTGCCTGCTCGGAAGGTTTCCCGTCGCTCGCCATGAGCGAGGAAACGCGTCGTTTTCTCGTCGGGGCCACGGGGCGGCACGGAGGCTGGCTGGTCAAGCGGCCGGTTGCTACCGGCAAGGGCCGTCTTCCGGCCGCGATCGGCCGCGTATCCGCGGATCCCGCGCTCCACCTCCTCTTCGCCGTGGAAACGATCATAGGCAATCTCGATGCCGGCGCCGAGCTCTACGAGGAAGGCGCCTCAATCCCGCATGCGCCGGTCCAGGCCGACGCGAGCCCGGCAGCTGCCTCCACGCTCCCGGAACCTGCGCCCGTTGCGGTCGACCAAGTCGAACCTCCTGCGCAGGCGACAGTCGAGTTTCCGGCTGCTGACATTGCCGAGGAGCCGCAGCACACGTTCATGGAGAGCGTGGAAGAGACGCCGGCTGATGATGGCGGCAAGGTCCCCCACACCTCGACCGAGGAAGCTAAAGACGAGCACGCCGAGGAGACTGGTGTCGAGTGGCCCGTGACGATGGCGGTGGAAGATCAGCTGCCTGCAGCGGCCGACCCTGTCGCCGAAACGCGCGCAACCGCCGAGCCCGCTGGCGCCGGCACCGACGGCTTCGTGTTCAACCGGAGCGGCCGCCCGATACGCTTTGTCTGGAAGATCGATGCGCAGGGCCGATTCAGCGAGATCTCCGAGGAATTCGCCCTTGCTGTCGGCCCCCATGCCGCCGCGATCATCGGCGAAGCCTTCACGGATGTCGCCGGTCGCTATGATCTCGACCCGGGCGGCAAGATCAGCGATCTGCTGCGCCGGCGCGATACCTGGTCCGGCAAGACCATTCTCTGGCCGGTCGAGAATACGGATCTTGCCGTACCCGTCGATCTTGCCGCACTTCCCACCTATTCGCGCAACCGCGAGTTCGACGGTTTCCGCGGCTTCGGCATCGTGCGCGTCGCCGATGCTGTCGAGAACCCGAATCAATCCACAAAACGGATCTCCCCGAACGACGCGGTCGCGCCGATCGCTGCCGCAGAGACTGCCGGGGACGAAATCGATACCGCACCCGCGAGCGCCCTGGTTGAGCCTGTTAGCGCAGATGAGTTTTTCGCACCGGAACCGGAGGCAGGCGCGACGACACTCGTGGAGGCATCCGAGAGCCCGGTCGAAGGCGAGCTCCCGGACCAGATCGACGCCGAACAGACCGCAGAGACCGGGGAAGAGGCCCTGTCCGCAGCCTCAGGCGAACAGCCAGAAGCGGGAGGTGACGCGCAGGTAACAGAAAGTCGCCCCGAAGACGACGATACCGCTGAAGCACAGCCGGACGACGCATTCCGCGGCGAGAGACCGGCACTGCGGCTCGTGGAGCCGTCCCGCCGCCGCAACACGGACAAGGTCGTCCAGTTCGAACAGCGCCGCTTCAGCAGCGTGTTCGAAGGTCTCTCATCCGGGGAGCAGGCGGCGTTTCGCGAAATCGCCCGGCAGCTCGGCGAGACCTTCGGCAAACGAAAGCCGGAAGACCTTTTCGCAGGCAAGGGAGCCGACGAACAGGTTCTGCCGACCGGCAAGTCGCCGCCGGAAGCAGCGGCCGACACCGCCGTTTCCGCCGAGAACACAGAGACCGTGGCGAAGGCAGACGTGAGCGCACCGGCCGACGCCCTGCAGGAAGGGCCTGGGCTGGAAGTAGGCGACCACGCCGACGATATGCTGCCTGCGGCGGATGAGGGCGCGATCGCCCGTGTCCATACGGGTTCGCGCTACGGACTGACCACGGCCGTTGCCGACGCGCTTCCCGTTGCGCTGCTCGTCCACGCCGGCGACAGACTGATCCATGCCAATCCGGAATTCCTGAAGCTTAGCGGTTACCAGTCGCTGGATACACTCGCAGAGGCCGGCGGGCTGGGTGCACTGCTCGACGGTCACGCCGAAGAGAGCGAACAGGGACCCGACGGGACCATGACGCTCCGCCATGCCGATGGCGAAAAGACCATATCGGTGCGTGCGAGACTTCGCTCGATCCAATGGGAAGACAGCAGTGCGCTGATGCTGGCGCTCACGCCCGTTCAGGCCGCGACCGCGCCAAGCCTTCATCTGGTCCAGCAGTCGCCGGCAATGCCTGCCGAGGAGGAACGCAACGCCGAGCAGCGGGCAATCGCGGCCCTTCGCGTCGAGGCGGACGAATTGCGGTCAATCCTCGAAACGGCGACCGATGGCGTCGTCGTCGTCGGGCAGGACGGAGAGATTCGTTCGATGAACCGTTCGGCCAGCGCGCTTTTCAACTATGACGAGGAGGAAACGCGGGGCAAGCCTTTCGCGATGCTCTTCGCCCATGAAAGCCAGAAGGCTGTCCTCGACTATCTCGCGGGTCTTGCCGGCCATGGCGTCGCAAGCGTTCTCAACGACGGACGGGAAGTGATCGGCCGCGAGGCCTCCGGCGGCTTCATTCCGCTGTTCATGACGATGGGCCGCCTGTCCTCTTCCAGCGGTTACTGCGCCGTCATCCGCGACATAACGCAGTGGAAGCGGACCGAAGAGGAACTTCGCAATGCCAAGCGCGCGGCCGAAACGGCGAACGCGCACAAGAGCGACTTCCTGGCGCGCGTCAGCCACGAGATCCGTACGCCGCTGAATGCGATCATCGGCTTTTCCGACATGATGGCGACGGAGCGCTTCGGGCCGATCGGTCATTCGCGCTACGTCGAATACGCGAACGATATCGGCCGCTCGGGCCGCCACGTCCTCGACATCGTCAACGACCTGCTCGACATTTCAAAGATCGAAGCCGGCGAGATGGATCTCGAATTCACCGCAGTCGGGCTGAACGAGATCGTCTCCGAGGCCGTTTCGCTGGTGCAGCCGCAGGCCAACAGCCAGCGCGTGATCATCCGCACATCGCTGTCGACGGCCGTTCCCCAGGTTGTGGCCGACCAGCGCTCGGTCAAGCAGATCGCGCTCAACATCCTTGCCAATGCCATCCGGTTCACGCCCTCCGGCGGGCAGATCGTCGTGTCGACGGCTTATGAGCCAAGCGGCAGCGTCGTGCTTCGGATCCGTGACACCGGTGTCGGCATGACACGGGCGGAACTCGAGCAAGCCATGAAGCCGTTCCGCCAGGTGACGACGGGCGCCCGCAACCGCGGCGAAGGAACCGGCCTCGGATTGCCGCTGACAAAGGCTATGGTCGACGCCAACCGCGCCAGCTTCTCGATCAGCTCCGCTCCCAACGAAGGAACACTGGTCGAAGTGATCTTTCCCTCACCGCGCGTGTTGGCAGGCTAA
- a CDS encoding phasin: protein MATKKIEDVFSISSFDPSKFTESFRDFAEKGAVQTKEAYAKMKEAAEEATKTVESTLENAQAGTVELGLKAIDALRTNAESSLSHMEALLGVKSLSELFELQTAFLRKQAEVTVEQAKAMQEATKLVAEKVAAPGKTAAEKAFKSLKVA, encoded by the coding sequence ATGGCTACCAAGAAGATTGAAGACGTATTCTCGATATCCTCGTTCGATCCGTCCAAGTTCACCGAGAGCTTCCGCGACTTCGCCGAAAAGGGCGCAGTGCAGACCAAGGAAGCCTATGCAAAGATGAAGGAAGCCGCCGAGGAAGCGACCAAGACCGTCGAATCGACGCTCGAGAACGCCCAGGCCGGTACCGTCGAGCTCGGGCTGAAGGCAATCGATGCCCTTCGCACCAATGCCGAAAGCTCCCTCTCGCACATGGAAGCCCTCCTTGGCGTGAAGTCCCTCTCCGAGCTCTTCGAACTCCAGACCGCTTTCCTGCGCAAGCAGGCCGAAGTGACCGTCGAGCAGGCGAAGGCCATGCAGGAAGCAACGAAGCTCGTTGCCGAGAAGGTCGCCGCACCGGGCAAGACCGCCGCTGAAAAGGCGTTCAAGAGCCTCAAGGTCGCCTGA
- a CDS encoding phosphatase PAP2 family protein, with product MDAVSSTLRHRKVDQLIDKMAATLPFHVAICLYAIAAIALNIAYGEFPLSTFLSYIETLGPMYLVTLPLFSAVAAMALRISEGQSRRRTVFEALSPPSVEHFISGLSLMASFVLMMGAFTSFKTLMPTIWNGFPYDQVQADLDRLLHFGFDPGPALVSLKIPQVLRDAMVWNYSMGWSFVGLVPIYFIATSRFGAHVRLRYFFSIFSVWLVAGNIVAFLFLSAGPAFYDRIVGDVSRFAPVLAFAAESGTAFGTPTSFQTFLWNNFQSGTSSVGTGISAFPSLHVAIAMMNALFLRELNKTAGWFGFIYVAIICISSVCLGWHYAIDGYASIAIVAILYLAIKRLFRRFETVASARIDQ from the coding sequence ATGGATGCTGTTTCCAGTACTTTGCGACATCGCAAGGTCGATCAACTCATCGACAAAATGGCCGCGACATTGCCTTTCCATGTCGCAATTTGCCTTTATGCCATTGCTGCGATCGCTTTGAATATTGCTTACGGTGAGTTTCCGCTCTCCACCTTTCTATCGTACATCGAAACACTCGGCCCCATGTACCTCGTCACGCTACCACTGTTTTCCGCGGTGGCAGCGATGGCCCTTCGCATATCCGAGGGCCAGAGTCGTCGCCGTACAGTCTTCGAGGCATTGTCCCCGCCGAGTGTAGAGCATTTCATCAGTGGCCTGTCGCTTATGGCAAGTTTCGTCCTGATGATGGGCGCATTCACCTCTTTCAAGACCCTCATGCCGACAATCTGGAACGGTTTCCCCTACGACCAGGTCCAGGCCGATCTCGACAGACTGCTGCATTTTGGGTTCGATCCTGGACCCGCGCTTGTTTCGCTCAAGATACCGCAGGTTTTGCGCGACGCCATGGTGTGGAACTACAGCATGGGCTGGTCATTCGTTGGCCTCGTCCCTATCTACTTCATCGCAACCAGCCGTTTCGGCGCTCACGTTCGCTTGCGATATTTCTTTAGTATTTTCTCGGTCTGGCTTGTTGCAGGGAACATCGTCGCATTCCTGTTTCTTTCCGCAGGCCCCGCCTTCTACGATAGGATTGTCGGCGACGTTTCCCGCTTTGCACCAGTGCTTGCCTTCGCCGCCGAAAGTGGCACGGCCTTCGGGACGCCCACCAGCTTCCAGACTTTTCTCTGGAACAATTTCCAAAGCGGGACATCTTCTGTCGGCACCGGGATTTCTGCATTCCCGAGTCTGCACGTCGCAATCGCGATGATGAACGCGCTCTTTCTACGCGAACTGAACAAGACGGCTGGGTGGTTTGGTTTCATTTATGTCGCGATCATATGCATCAGCTCAGTCTGCCTTGGCTGGCACTATGCGATCGATGGGTACGCCTCGATAGCGATCGTCGCGATTCTATACCTGGCAATTAAACGGCTATTCCGTCGATTCGAGACGGTCGCGTCGGCTCGTATCGATCAGTAG
- a CDS encoding DUF982 domain-containing protein, with product MRVEIKNGKYRMIHGPVEALECLTREWPVRDGPYFDAAKKSCEAAIARAKPASEARDIFISASLEAFLRVH from the coding sequence GTGCGCGTCGAAATCAAGAACGGCAAATATCGGATGATTCACGGGCCGGTCGAGGCACTGGAGTGCCTGACCCGCGAGTGGCCGGTACGCGACGGCCCATATTTCGATGCCGCCAAGAAATCCTGCGAGGCGGCGATCGCCCGCGCCAAGCCAGCCAGCGAAGCCCGAGACATCTTTATCTCCGCATCGCTAGAAGCCTTCCTGAGAGTCCACTAG
- a CDS encoding DUF982 domain-containing protein, with amino-acid sequence MLNTVSWESPLSVWLPEVQEPQIVDDVSVAAALLAEQWPVTHGKAYQHALATCARVREGKCAAAVARRAFLDAAHEAGVRVLR; translated from the coding sequence TTGTTGAATACCGTCTCCTGGGAGAGCCCGCTCTCGGTCTGGCTACCCGAAGTTCAAGAACCCCAGATCGTAGATGATGTCAGTGTCGCCGCGGCGCTCCTCGCCGAGCAGTGGCCCGTGACCCATGGCAAGGCATACCAGCACGCATTGGCGACTTGCGCCCGCGTCCGTGAAGGAAAATGCGCTGCGGCAGTTGCGAGGCGGGCCTTCCTGGACGCCGCGCACGAGGCCGGAGTGCGCGTACTGCGCTAA
- a CDS encoding LysR family transcriptional regulator, whose translation MNWDDARMFLAVARTGQLLAASKRLGVNHATLSRRVSALEKDLKTRLLIRRTNGCELTAEGEIFLDAAERMETEMLAAQASIGRIDTVVAGTVRIGAPDGFGVSFLAPRLGRLTARHPELKIQLVPIPRSFSLSRREADIAITLERPDQGRLVSAKLTDYTLGLYASQDYLNRNGTPTAVESLKAHRRIGYVEDLIYTASLAFTDEIMRSWDASFEISSATGQTEAVRSGAGIGILHNYIARQYPELVRILPEIAIRRAYWTTWHESARDLVRVRTVAEFVQELVALEHGIFL comes from the coding sequence GTGAACTGGGACGATGCGCGGATGTTCCTTGCTGTGGCGCGCACTGGGCAGCTTCTCGCCGCGTCCAAACGCCTTGGCGTGAACCACGCCACGCTCAGCCGGCGGGTGAGCGCGCTGGAAAAGGACCTGAAGACGCGGCTACTGATCCGCCGCACCAACGGCTGCGAACTGACGGCGGAGGGCGAGATCTTCCTCGATGCCGCCGAGCGTATGGAAACGGAGATGCTGGCAGCCCAGGCGAGCATCGGACGCATCGATACCGTAGTGGCAGGAACGGTGCGCATCGGCGCTCCGGACGGCTTCGGCGTATCCTTCCTGGCACCGCGCCTCGGCAGATTGACGGCACGCCACCCCGAACTCAAGATCCAGCTCGTGCCGATACCGCGCTCCTTCTCGCTTTCCCGCCGGGAAGCCGATATCGCGATCACGCTCGAACGCCCGGACCAGGGGCGGCTCGTTTCCGCCAAGCTGACGGACTACACGCTGGGTCTCTACGCCAGCCAGGACTATCTCAATCGCAACGGCACGCCGACGGCGGTGGAGAGCCTGAAGGCGCACCGGCGCATCGGCTACGTCGAAGACCTGATCTACACCGCCTCGCTCGCCTTCACCGATGAGATCATGCGCAGTTGGGATGCCTCCTTCGAAATCTCGAGCGCGACCGGGCAGACCGAGGCCGTCCGCTCGGGAGCAGGGATCGGCATCCTGCACAACTACATTGCGCGCCAGTATCCGGAGCTCGTTCGTATTCTGCCCGAAATCGCGATTCGCCGGGCCTACTGGACCACGTGGCACGAGAGCGCCCGCGACCTCGTGCGGGTGCGCACCGTGGCCGAGTTCGTGCAGGAACTCGTTGCCCTGGAGCACGGGATCTTTCTCTGA
- a CDS encoding CoA-acylating methylmalonate-semialdehyde dehydrogenase produces MKEIGHFIDGKQVPGTSGRTSNVYNPATGEVQATVALASDAELNAAVESAKAAQPKWAATNPQRRARVFMKFVSLLNHHMDELAEMLSKEHGKTIEDAKGDIVRGLEVCEFVIGIPHLAKSEFTEGAGPNIDMYSIRQAVGIGAGITPFNFPAMIPMWMFAPAIACGNAFILKPSERDPSVPIRLAELMIEAGLPAGILNVVNGDKGAVDAILTHPDISAVSFVGSTPIARYVYGTAAMNGKRAQCFGGAKNHMIIMPDADLDQAANALMGAGYGSAGERCMAISVAVPVGEETANRLIDKLVPMVESLRIGPYTDDKADMGPVVTKEAQARIKGLIDRGIEEGAKLVVDGRDFKLQGYEDGYFVGGCLFDNVTPDMDIYKTEIFGPVLSVVRAKNYEEALSLPMKHEYGNGVAIYTRDGDAARDFASRINIGMVGVNVPIPVPLAYHSFGGWKASSFGDLNQHGIDSIKFWTRTKTVTSRWPSGIKDGAEFVMPTMR; encoded by the coding sequence ATGAAAGAGATCGGCCATTTCATCGACGGTAAGCAGGTTCCCGGTACCAGCGGGCGCACGAGCAACGTCTACAACCCCGCGACCGGCGAAGTTCAGGCAACGGTGGCTCTGGCAAGCGATGCAGAGCTGAATGCCGCTGTCGAAAGTGCCAAGGCTGCCCAGCCGAAGTGGGCCGCAACGAACCCGCAGCGCCGCGCGCGCGTCTTCATGAAATTCGTGAGCCTCCTCAACCATCATATGGACGAGCTCGCCGAGATGCTCTCCAAGGAGCATGGCAAGACGATCGAGGATGCGAAGGGCGACATCGTACGCGGGCTGGAAGTCTGCGAATTCGTCATCGGCATTCCCCATCTCGCCAAGAGCGAATTCACCGAAGGCGCAGGCCCGAATATCGACATGTACTCGATCCGCCAGGCCGTCGGCATCGGCGCCGGCATCACGCCATTCAATTTCCCGGCCATGATCCCGATGTGGATGTTCGCACCCGCGATCGCATGCGGAAATGCCTTTATCCTGAAGCCCTCGGAGCGCGATCCGTCCGTTCCGATCCGTCTTGCAGAACTGATGATCGAGGCAGGCCTTCCGGCCGGTATCCTCAACGTCGTCAACGGTGACAAGGGTGCGGTCGACGCGATCCTGACGCACCCGGACATCTCCGCCGTCTCCTTCGTCGGCTCCACCCCGATTGCCCGCTACGTTTATGGTACGGCAGCGATGAACGGCAAGCGCGCCCAGTGCTTCGGTGGTGCGAAGAACCACATGATCATCATGCCGGATGCCGATCTCGACCAGGCAGCCAACGCCCTCATGGGTGCGGGTTACGGGTCCGCCGGCGAGCGCTGCATGGCGATCTCGGTTGCCGTCCCGGTCGGCGAGGAAACCGCCAATCGCCTGATCGACAAGCTCGTCCCGATGGTCGAATCGCTGCGCATCGGTCCCTACACGGACGACAAGGCCGACATGGGGCCGGTCGTCACCAAGGAAGCCCAGGCGCGCATCAAGGGGCTGATCGATCGTGGCATCGAGGAGGGCGCAAAGCTCGTCGTCGATGGTCGCGACTTCAAGCTCCAGGGCTATGAGGACGGCTATTTCGTTGGTGGCTGCCTGTTCGACAATGTCACGCCGGACATGGACATCTACAAGACCGAGATTTTCGGGCCGGTCCTCTCGGTCGTTCGCGCCAAGAACTACGAGGAGGCGCTCTCGCTTCCGATGAAGCACGAATATGGCAACGGTGTCGCGATCTACACCCGCGACGGCGATGCGGCGCGCGATTTCGCCTCGCGCATCAACATCGGCATGGTCGGCGTCAACGTGCCGATCCCGGTACCGCTTGCCTACCATTCCTTCGGTGGCTGGAAGGCATCGTCGTTCGGCGACCTCAACCAGCACGGCATCGACTCGATCAAGTTCTGGACGCGGACGAAGACCGTGACGAGCCGCTGGCCGTCCGGGATCAAGGATGGCGCGGAATTCGTCATGCCGACGATGCGCTGA
- a CDS encoding calcium-binding protein, translated as MRKLITGTSKSDILDGTSKPDVLKGGGGNDRLSGHGDADLLLGGSGNDKLHGGEGRDILSGGSGKDTFIFRSFETVDRDTIKDFKHADGDRLFLDSSVFDAVSSGKLASTYFHAGTKAADADDHFIYNKKNGGFYYDEDGKGGGSAHLVAVLANHDGLKASDIYLF; from the coding sequence ATGCGGAAGCTCATAACGGGTACCAGCAAGTCCGATATACTGGATGGCACGTCGAAGCCGGATGTGCTGAAGGGCGGGGGTGGCAATGACCGGTTAAGTGGTCACGGCGACGCCGACCTTCTCTTGGGCGGATCCGGAAACGACAAGCTTCACGGAGGCGAAGGTCGCGACATACTGAGCGGCGGAAGCGGCAAGGATACGTTCATATTCCGCAGCTTCGAGACGGTTGACCGCGACACGATCAAAGACTTTAAGCATGCCGACGGGGACAGGCTTTTCCTCGACAGCTCCGTGTTCGACGCGGTGTCGTCAGGCAAGCTTGCCTCCACCTATTTCCACGCCGGCACCAAGGCCGCGGATGCCGACGACCATTTCATCTATAACAAGAAGAATGGTGGGTTCTACTACGACGAGGATGGCAAGGGCGGCGGCAGCGCGCACCTGGTCGCGGTCCTGGCAAACCATGATGGGTTGAAGGCGTCCGATATCTATCTGTTCTGA
- a CDS encoding Fe(3+) ABC transporter substrate-binding protein translates to MRPLTNALAAGTLILAATGLASGAHADGEVNVYSYRQPDLIKPLLDAFQKETGVTANVLFLDKGLVERIQAEGANSPADVILTVDISRLTEAKDAGVTQSVKSEIIDSDIPAQYRDPDGNWFGLTTRGRVVYASKERVPETEITYEDLADPKWKGRICTRDGQHSYNIGLFASMLARHGEAETEKWLTGLKNNLAKKPDGSDRDQAKAIFAGECDIALGNTYYVGLMMTNEKEPEQKEWASAIKVLFPNSNDRGTHVNISGMAMAKNAPNKENAQKLMDFLASGEAQEIYAEQVFEYPVMPGKEPADIVKGFGQIKPDTLPLSEIAANRKKASELVDKVGYNDGPAGE, encoded by the coding sequence ATGCGACCGCTCACGAACGCCCTTGCGGCGGGCACACTCATCCTCGCAGCGACCGGACTGGCAAGCGGGGCTCATGCCGACGGCGAAGTGAATGTCTACTCCTACCGCCAGCCTGACCTCATCAAGCCGCTGCTCGATGCTTTCCAGAAGGAAACGGGGGTCACCGCCAATGTACTTTTCCTCGACAAGGGCCTGGTCGAACGCATTCAGGCGGAAGGCGCAAACTCGCCTGCCGACGTCATACTGACCGTCGACATCAGCCGCCTGACCGAGGCCAAGGATGCGGGCGTAACGCAGTCGGTCAAGAGCGAGATCATCGATAGCGACATCCCGGCACAGTATCGCGATCCGGACGGCAACTGGTTCGGCCTTACCACGCGCGGCCGCGTTGTCTACGCCTCCAAGGAGCGCGTTCCGGAAACCGAAATCACCTATGAGGACCTGGCCGACCCCAAGTGGAAGGGCCGGATCTGCACCCGTGACGGCCAGCATTCCTACAACATCGGCCTTTTTGCCTCGATGCTCGCGCGCCATGGTGAGGCGGAAACCGAGAAGTGGCTGACGGGTCTCAAGAACAATCTGGCCAAGAAGCCTGACGGCAGCGACCGCGACCAGGCGAAGGCGATCTTCGCCGGCGAATGCGATATTGCGCTCGGCAACACCTACTATGTCGGTCTCATGATGACCAACGAGAAGGAACCGGAGCAGAAGGAATGGGCGAGCGCCATCAAGGTGCTGTTCCCCAACTCGAACGATCGCGGCACCCACGTGAACATCTCCGGCATGGCGATGGCCAAGAACGCGCCGAACAAGGAAAACGCCCAGAAGCTCATGGACTTCCTCGCCTCCGGGGAAGCGCAGGAGATCTACGCCGAGCAGGTCTTTGAATATCCGGTGATGCCGGGCAAGGAACCGGCGGACATCGTCAAGGGATTTGGCCAGATCAAGCCCGATACGCTGCCGCTTTCCGAGATTGCCGCGAACCGGAAGAAGGCCTCCGAGCTCGTTGACAAGGTCGGCTACAACGACGGGCCGGCTGGCGAGTAA
- the rirA gene encoding iron-responsive transcriptional regulator RirA → MRLTKQTNYAVRMLMYCAANGEKLSRIPEIARAYGVSELFLFKILQPLTKAGLVETVRGRNGGVRLPKPASAITLFDVVKVTEDSFAMAECFEAGEVDCPLVDSCGLNSALRKALNAFFEVLQQYTIDDLVKARPQIGQLLGLDVVSQKPAA, encoded by the coding sequence ATGCGCCTGACGAAACAAACGAACTACGCGGTGCGCATGCTGATGTATTGTGCCGCCAATGGAGAAAAGCTCAGCCGCATTCCGGAGATCGCCAGGGCATACGGCGTTTCGGAGCTGTTTTTGTTCAAGATCCTCCAGCCTTTGACCAAGGCCGGGCTGGTGGAGACCGTGCGCGGCCGCAATGGTGGCGTTCGCCTGCCGAAGCCCGCCTCCGCGATCACCCTCTTCGACGTGGTCAAGGTGACGGAAGACTCGTTCGCCATGGCTGAATGCTTCGAGGCCGGTGAGGTCGATTGCCCGCTTGTCGACAGCTGTGGCCTCAACTCGGCTCTTCGCAAGGCCCTGAACGCCTTCTTCGAAGTGCTGCAGCAGTACACGATCGACGATCTTGTGAAGGCTCGGCCGCAGATCGGTCAGTTGCTCGGCCTCGACGTGGTGTCGCAAAAGCCGGCCGCCTGA